One window of Magnetococcales bacterium genomic DNA carries:
- a CDS encoding restriction endonuclease subunit S has product MNESPSDYECSVHGPIRLDSPCVRPGYKQTEVGVIPEDWDAVPMHKIASEIGDGLHGTPVYSSNGAYYFVNGNNLRNGRLVITDDTRTVDYSEYKKNRKNLNNQSILMSINGTIGNLAFFEGEAVVLGKSAAYLNVQSEVDKRFVYFSLQAENVKRQFFDGLTGSTIGNLGLTTIRNAKVPFPPIQDEQRSIATALSDVDALLTKLDQLIAKKRNLKQAAMQQLLTGQTRLPGFEGEWEVKRLGDVAEIISGGTPKTNEPSYWNGALNWCTPSDITGCKGKYITSTERTISALGLNNSGARLLPPGALLLCSRATIGEIKIAATEICTNQGFKSLICNHGVDNDFLYHKILTMKQQMVERSFGSTFLEISKSNLSSLEVLIPSYSEQTAIATVLSDMDAEITTIETRRDKTRALKQGMMQELLTGRIRLI; this is encoded by the coding sequence ATGAATGAATCTCCGTCTGATTATGAGTGTTCGGTCCATGGCCCGATCAGGCTGGACTCGCCATGCGTGAGGCCGGGGTATAAGCAGACTGAGGTGGGGGTAATTCCAGAAGATTGGGATGCCGTGCCAATGCATAAAATAGCCTCCGAAATTGGTGATGGACTCCACGGCACGCCTGTCTATTCTTCTAACGGTGCCTATTACTTCGTAAATGGCAACAATCTCCGTAACGGTAGGTTGGTAATCACCGACGACACTAGAACTGTAGATTATAGCGAATACAAAAAAAATCGAAAGAATCTCAATAATCAATCAATTCTTATGTCTATTAATGGAACAATTGGCAATCTTGCATTTTTTGAAGGTGAGGCTGTGGTTCTTGGTAAAAGTGCAGCCTACCTGAATGTGCAGAGTGAAGTCGATAAGCGGTTTGTCTATTTTTCACTTCAAGCAGAAAACGTTAAACGTCAGTTTTTTGATGGATTAACTGGATCAACTATCGGAAACTTAGGGTTGACAACTATTCGTAACGCGAAAGTTCCATTTCCTCCGATACAAGACGAACAACGCTCCATCGCCACCGCCCTATCGGATGTGGATGCCCTGCTTACCAAGCTCGACCAACTCATTGCCAAGAAGCGCAACCTCAAACAGGCCGCCATGCAGCAACTGCTCACCGGCCAGACCCGGCTGCCGGGGTTTGAGGGGGAGTGGGAGGTGAAGAGGTTGGGAGATGTTGCTGAAATAATCAGCGGAGGGACACCTAAGACCAACGAGCCATCATATTGGAATGGTGCTCTTAATTGGTGTACACCATCTGATATTACGGGCTGTAAAGGGAAATATATAACAAGCACAGAAAGAACAATTTCCGCGCTTGGTTTAAACAATAGTGGAGCAAGGTTATTACCACCTGGTGCTTTGCTTCTCTGTAGTCGAGCAACCATTGGTGAAATTAAGATAGCAGCGACAGAAATATGCACTAATCAGGGGTTTAAATCTCTTATCTGCAATCACGGCGTGGATAATGATTTTCTGTACCATAAAATTTTGACAATGAAGCAACAAATGGTGGAGCGTTCTTTCGGGTCAACTTTTCTTGAAATATCAAAATCGAATTTATCTAGTCTGGAAGTCCTTATTCCATCATATTCTGAACAAACCGCCATTGCCACCGTCCTGTCCGACATGGACGCCGAGATCACCACTATTGAAACCCGCCGCGATAAAACTCGTGCCCTCAAGCAAGGCATGATGCAGGAGTTGCTGACCGGGAGGATTCGATTGATATGA
- a CDS encoding KilA-N domain-containing protein: MSKDKKSTITVQGAAITILSQREEDFISLTDMVKKFGDDGLIYSWMRNRNTLEFLGIWEQMHNPDFKDGEFETFKKEAGLNSFHLTPRKWIEATHAIGIQSRAGRYGGGTYAHKDLAFEFGSWLSPEFKLYLIKEFQRLKEDENRRLSLDWNLNRTLARINYRIHTDAIKMHIIPTAVTPTQAGFMYASEADVLNVALFGQTAKQWRDANPEKEGNMREYARVEQLLVLANIEAMNAEFIRMGLPQGERLTRLNEIAIRQLQTLTAQSAIKALGSGRGGDHE; the protein is encoded by the coding sequence ATGAGCAAGGACAAAAAATCGACCATCACTGTGCAAGGTGCAGCCATCACCATCCTGTCACAGCGTGAGGAGGATTTTATCTCGCTGACCGATATGGTGAAAAAATTCGGTGATGACGGCCTGATCTATAGCTGGATGAGGAACCGCAACACACTGGAATTTTTAGGAATTTGGGAGCAAATGCATAACCCGGATTTTAAAGATGGCGAATTCGAGACCTTTAAAAAAGAGGCTGGATTGAACAGCTTTCACCTGACGCCCAGAAAGTGGATTGAAGCGACTCACGCCATAGGCATCCAGTCTCGTGCGGGTCGATACGGTGGCGGCACCTACGCCCACAAGGATTTGGCCTTTGAATTCGGTTCTTGGCTCAGTCCAGAATTCAAGCTCTACCTCATCAAGGAATTTCAGCGGCTCAAGGAAGACGAAAACCGCCGTCTATCGTTGGATTGGAATCTTAACCGCACGTTGGCCAGGATCAATTACCGTATTCACACCGACGCCATTAAAATGCATATCATCCCCACCGCTGTTACCCCGACGCAAGCCGGTTTTATGTACGCCAGCGAGGCCGATGTACTCAATGTCGCCCTGTTTGGACAAACCGCCAAACAGTGGCGCGATGCCAACCCGGAGAAAGAAGGAAATATGCGCGAGTACGCCAGAGTTGAGCAATTACTGGTGCTGGCCAACATCGAAGCCATGAATGCCGAATTCATTCGTATGGGTCTACCGCAAGGCGAACGATTGACGCGACTGAACGAGATCGCCATCCGCCAACTTCAGACACTCACCGCGCAAAGCGCGATCAAGGCGTTAGGCAGCGGTCGTGGTGGTGATCATGAATGA
- a CDS encoding zeta toxin family protein, whose translation MFAGPNGSGKSTLKSVINSALLGIYINPDEIEKEIGQRDFLDLSAYGVHTTAGEILDFFNNAPLLSAAELQDKAAELRFSDEKLSFHRVAVNAYFASVAADFIRRKLLETGTSFTFETVMSFVDKVELLREAQQRGFRTYLYFIATEDPIINISRVRHRVRMGGHPVPEDKIVSRYRRSLDLLREAVRYTHRAYIFDNSGNERVWLAEVTEGKMLELKTNTMPIWFKSALWDCFGKSISGDDA comes from the coding sequence ATGTTTGCTGGTCCGAACGGGTCCGGGAAAAGCACTCTCAAGTCGGTTATCAATTCGGCATTGCTGGGTATTTACATCAATCCAGACGAAATCGAGAAGGAAATCGGTCAACGGGACTTTCTCGATCTTTCTGCCTATGGTGTTCACACGACTGCCGGGGAAATTCTGGACTTTTTCAATAACGCTCCGTTGCTGAGCGCGGCTGAATTGCAGGACAAAGCCGCCGAGTTGCGCTTTTCTGATGAAAAACTTTCGTTCCACAGGGTTGCTGTCAACGCCTACTTTGCTTCGGTGGCAGCGGATTTTATCCGGCGGAAATTGTTGGAGACAGGAACATCCTTCACCTTTGAAACGGTGATGTCTTTCGTCGATAAGGTGGAATTGTTGCGGGAGGCCCAACAGCGTGGCTTTCGAACCTATCTCTACTTTATTGCCACGGAAGACCCGATCATCAACATTTCTCGGGTGCGGCACCGGGTCAGGATGGGAGGCCATCCCGTTCCCGAAGACAAGATCGTGAGCCGCTATCGACGATCATTGGATTTGTTGCGCGAAGCGGTGCGTTATACCCATCGAGCCTACATTTTTGACAACTCTGGGAACGAGCGCGTCTGGCTGGCGGAAGTCACCGAAGGCAAAATGCTGGAACTCAAAACCAACACCATGCCCATTTGGTTCAAATCCGCCTTATGGGACTGCTTCGGTAAATCCATCAGTGGAGACGACGCATGA